The Pantoea phytobeneficialis genome has a segment encoding these proteins:
- a CDS encoding MFS transporter, with product MQASITEPLDKKHDDAPVNSRGKVVVASLVGTAIEFFDFYIYATAAVIVFPHIFFPQGDATVATLQSLATFAIAFVARPIGSAVFGHFGDRVGRKATLVASLLTMGVSTVLIGLLPGYQTIGVAAPLLLALARFGQGLGLGGEWGGAALLATENAPAKKRALYGSFPQLGAPIGFFFANGTFLLLSWLLTDEQFMQWGWRVPFILSAVLVIIGLYVRVSLHESPVFAKVQKEKKQVRVPIGTLLSKHLVATILGTFIMLATYTLFYIMTVYSMSYGTAPAPVGLGYSRNSFLWMLMVAVIGFGVMVPIAGLLADRFGRRKTMITITLMIIAFAFMFPALLGSGSQVLVMGFLLLGLSIMGLTFGPMGALLPELFPTEVRYTGASFSYNLSSILGASVAPYIATWLNANYGLQAVGFYLASMAALTLIALIACKETRNQTLYEAV from the coding sequence ATGCAAGCCTCCATCACAGAACCACTCGACAAAAAACACGACGATGCGCCAGTCAATTCACGCGGCAAAGTGGTCGTAGCGTCTCTTGTCGGCACCGCGATTGAATTCTTCGATTTCTATATTTACGCCACTGCGGCGGTGATTGTTTTCCCGCATATCTTCTTCCCACAGGGTGATGCCACAGTCGCGACGCTACAGTCGCTGGCGACGTTTGCCATCGCCTTCGTCGCGCGTCCAATTGGTTCAGCGGTGTTTGGTCACTTTGGTGACCGCGTGGGCCGTAAAGCCACCCTGGTGGCTTCCCTGTTGACCATGGGGGTATCGACCGTACTGATCGGCCTGCTGCCTGGTTATCAAACCATTGGTGTGGCTGCACCGCTGCTGCTGGCGCTGGCACGTTTTGGTCAGGGTCTGGGCCTCGGGGGCGAATGGGGAGGTGCTGCGTTGCTGGCAACCGAAAATGCCCCGGCGAAAAAGCGTGCGCTGTACGGATCGTTCCCGCAGCTTGGCGCACCGATTGGCTTCTTCTTCGCTAACGGTACCTTCCTGCTGCTCTCCTGGCTGCTGACTGACGAGCAGTTTATGCAATGGGGCTGGCGTGTACCTTTTATCCTCTCCGCCGTACTGGTGATTATCGGTTTGTATGTTCGCGTATCGCTGCATGAAAGCCCGGTATTCGCAAAAGTGCAGAAAGAGAAGAAGCAGGTACGCGTACCGATTGGCACCCTGCTGAGCAAACATCTTGTGGCGACCATTCTCGGCACCTTTATCATGCTCGCCACCTATACGCTGTTCTACATCATGACCGTCTATTCCATGAGCTACGGCACGGCGCCAGCGCCGGTCGGCCTGGGTTATTCACGTAACAGCTTCCTGTGGATGCTGATGGTGGCGGTGATTGGTTTTGGTGTGATGGTGCCGATTGCTGGCCTGCTGGCTGACCGTTTCGGTCGCCGTAAAACCATGATCACCATTACCCTGATGATTATCGCGTTCGCCTTTATGTTCCCGGCGCTGCTTGGTTCGGGTTCGCAGGTGCTGGTGATGGGCTTCCTGCTGCTCGGCCTGAGCATTATGGGCCTGACGTTTGGCCCGATGGGTGCGTTGCTGCCAGAGCTGTTCCCGACTGAAGTGCGTTATACCGGTGCTTCGTTTTCCTATAACCTGTCGTCGATTCTGGGGGCATCCGTTGCACCTTATATCGCGACCTGGCTGAACGCGAACTACGGTTTGCAGGCGGTGGGTTTTTATCTGGCTTCGATGGCGGCATTGACCTTGATTGCGTTGATTGCCTGCAAAGAGACACGTAATCAGACGCTGTATGAAGCAGTGTGA
- the ilvC gene encoding ketol-acid reductoisomerase, with protein sequence MANYFNTLNLRNQLAQLGKCRFMARDEFADGASFLKGKKVVIVGCGAQGLNQGLNMRDSGLDIAYALRAEAIAEKRASFRKATDNGFKVGTYEELIPQADLVVNLTPDKQHSAVVQAVQPLMKDGAALGYSHGFNIVEVGETIRKDITVVMVAPKCPGTEVREEYKRGFGVPTLIAVHPENDPKGEGLAIAKAWASATGGDRAGVLESSFVAEVKSDLMGEQTILCGMLQAGSLLCFDKLVAEGHDAAYVEKLIQFGWETITESLKFGGITLMMDRLSNPAKLRAYALSEQLKGIMAPLFQKHMDDIISGEFSSGMMADWANDDKNLLTWREETGKTAFETAPQFEGKIEEQEYYDKGVLMVAMVKAGVELAFETMIDAGIIEESAYYESLHELPLIANTIARKRLYEMNVVISDTAEYGNYLFSFAAVPLLKEFMTTLQPGDLGKAVEGTQVDNAQLRDVNEAIRQHPIEAVGRKLRGYMTDMKRIAVAG encoded by the coding sequence ATGGCTAACTACTTCAACACTTTGAACCTGCGCAACCAGTTAGCGCAGTTAGGCAAATGTCGTTTCATGGCGCGCGATGAATTCGCGGATGGCGCCAGCTTCCTGAAAGGGAAAAAAGTCGTCATCGTTGGCTGTGGTGCTCAGGGCCTGAACCAGGGTCTGAACATGCGTGATTCCGGTCTGGATATTGCTTACGCCCTGCGTGCCGAAGCGATCGCTGAGAAGCGTGCTTCTTTCCGCAAAGCGACCGATAACGGCTTCAAAGTGGGTACTTACGAAGAGCTGATCCCGCAGGCTGACCTGGTGGTTAACCTGACGCCAGACAAGCAGCACTCTGCTGTAGTTCAGGCGGTACAGCCGCTGATGAAAGACGGCGCAGCGCTGGGCTACTCACACGGTTTCAACATCGTTGAAGTGGGCGAAACCATCCGTAAAGACATCACCGTGGTCATGGTGGCGCCGAAGTGCCCGGGTACTGAAGTGCGCGAAGAGTACAAGCGTGGCTTCGGTGTGCCGACCCTGATCGCAGTTCACCCGGAAAACGATCCGAAAGGCGAAGGCCTGGCGATTGCTAAAGCCTGGGCCTCTGCGACCGGTGGTGACCGTGCGGGCGTGCTGGAATCCTCTTTCGTTGCGGAAGTGAAATCTGACCTGATGGGTGAGCAGACCATCCTGTGCGGTATGTTGCAGGCCGGTTCTCTGCTGTGCTTCGACAAGCTGGTGGCAGAAGGCCACGATGCGGCTTACGTTGAAAAACTGATTCAGTTCGGCTGGGAAACCATCACCGAATCCCTGAAGTTCGGCGGCATCACCCTGATGATGGATCGTCTGTCTAACCCGGCTAAACTGCGTGCTTACGCGCTGTCTGAGCAGCTGAAAGGCATCATGGCTCCGCTGTTCCAGAAGCACATGGATGACATCATCTCTGGTGAATTCTCCTCCGGCATGATGGCTGACTGGGCCAACGACGACAAAAACCTGCTGACCTGGCGTGAAGAGACCGGTAAAACCGCGTTCGAAACCGCACCGCAGTTCGAAGGTAAAATCGAAGAGCAGGAATACTACGACAAAGGCGTTCTGATGGTTGCAATGGTGAAAGCGGGCGTTGAGCTGGCATTCGAAACCATGATCGACGCGGGCATCATTGAAGAGTCTGCTTACTATGAATCACTGCACGAGCTGCCGCTGATCGCTAACACCATTGCACGTAAGCGCCTGTATGAAATGAACGTGGTTATCTCGGATACCGCAGAATACGGTAACTACCTGTTCTCCTTCGCGGCTGTACCGCTGCTGAAAGAGTTCATGACCACCCTGCAACCGGGCGACCTGGGCAAAGCAGTGGAAGGCACTCAGGTAGACAACGCGCAGCTGCGTGACGTGAACGAAGCGATTCGTCAGCACCCGATCGAAGCGGTTGGCCGCAAACTGCGTGGCTACATGACCGACATGAAACGTATCGCCGTAGCGGGTTAA